One genomic segment of Pandoraea sputorum includes these proteins:
- a CDS encoding NAD(P)/FAD-dependent oxidoreductase, with the protein MSEALHYDVVVAGGGLVGASAARALAERGLKVALFERRYCGAQASGVNYGGVRCQGRPEVQLPLAMRARRIWDRLPELIGIDGEFVRSGHLRLARRESDLEPLDAWSAMAQNYGLSTTVFRGAAFRERFPWLGDGAVGGSLCMSDGHANPRLVSPAFARAARALGADVRERTPITSVTHDGVRFQLTAKPETGDELHVSCDWLLNTSGAWANHIAGTFGERVPMHAIYPNMWVTEPLPKFVGHNLGVYGGGVYARQVERGNCVIGGGRGTGDGEYAQPSADTTRAVMREACALLPALRNALLIRTWSGVEGETPDDNPIIGMSRTTPRLVHAFGFSGGGFLLAPGVGEVLADLVTQGETATPIDAFAVDRFAAVTTTHAEV; encoded by the coding sequence ATGAGTGAGGCGCTGCATTACGACGTGGTCGTCGCCGGTGGCGGACTGGTCGGTGCCTCGGCCGCACGGGCTTTGGCCGAGCGCGGTCTGAAAGTCGCACTGTTCGAGCGGCGCTATTGCGGCGCGCAGGCCAGTGGCGTGAACTATGGTGGCGTGCGCTGTCAGGGCCGTCCGGAAGTGCAGTTGCCGCTCGCCATGCGGGCGCGTCGGATCTGGGATCGGTTGCCGGAGCTGATCGGCATCGACGGCGAATTCGTCCGCTCGGGCCACCTGCGTCTCGCGCGTCGCGAGAGCGATCTCGAACCCCTCGACGCGTGGTCGGCCATGGCACAGAACTACGGCTTGTCCACGACGGTGTTTCGCGGCGCGGCGTTTCGCGAGCGCTTCCCGTGGCTGGGGGATGGTGCCGTCGGCGGTTCGCTGTGCATGAGCGACGGTCACGCGAATCCGCGTCTGGTGTCCCCGGCCTTCGCACGTGCCGCCCGCGCCTTGGGTGCGGACGTACGTGAGCGCACCCCGATTACGTCGGTCACGCACGACGGTGTGCGTTTCCAACTGACGGCGAAACCGGAAACCGGCGACGAACTGCACGTGAGTTGCGACTGGTTGCTCAATACCTCCGGCGCGTGGGCGAATCACATTGCAGGCACCTTCGGCGAGCGTGTGCCGATGCATGCCATCTACCCGAACATGTGGGTGACGGAGCCGTTGCCCAAGTTTGTCGGACACAACCTCGGCGTGTACGGCGGCGGCGTGTATGCGCGACAGGTCGAGCGCGGCAACTGCGTGATCGGCGGTGGACGCGGCACAGGCGACGGCGAATACGCTCAGCCGTCGGCCGACACCACGCGCGCCGTCATGCGCGAAGCGTGCGCGCTGCTGCCTGCGCTGCGCAATGCGCTGCTGATTCGCACGTGGAGCGGTGTGGAAGGCGAGACGCCCGACGACAACCCGATCATCGGCATGAGCCGCACGACACCGCGTCTGGTGCACGCGTTCGGCTTCTCGGGCGGCGGTTTTCTGCTCGCGCCTGGCGTGGGTGAAGTGCTGGCCGATCTGGTGACGCAAGGCGAGACGGCCACGCCGATCGATGCCTTCGCCGTCGACCGCTTTGCCGCAGTCACGACCACGCACGCCGAAGTCTGA
- a CDS encoding ABC transporter substrate-binding protein, with translation MKLSKKVVMCAAALALGASSAAWSQSKTLYIGMNGGPMEKAYTSQVFPEFEKANNVKVVVVPGTSSDVLAKLLANRNSPQMHVVFLDDGVMARAISMGVCQKLDDSPVLKELLPSARVKDDMGAGVQLGMTGIGYNTKLFKEKGWATPTSWTDFADPKFKGKVVFQSASSSTFGLHGFLALNRIWGGSETNVEPGFTKWASTVGPNVVEYIPNSAKLSEMIQTGEAAIFPLTPTAVSDLQDKGIQVGYVAPKEGAVQLLVDLCVVKNSPDNAMAQKLAQYLLSAKGQSLAAAAGAYIPTNPKATVPATMQTRLGKLDDLTKNIKTVDWDAINQRRAQWDQRWNRQIEQ, from the coding sequence ATGAAGCTGTCTAAGAAGGTCGTCATGTGCGCTGCGGCGCTGGCATTGGGCGCGAGCAGCGCAGCCTGGTCGCAGTCCAAAACGCTCTACATCGGCATGAATGGCGGCCCGATGGAAAAGGCTTACACGAGCCAGGTCTTCCCGGAGTTCGAGAAGGCCAATAACGTGAAGGTCGTGGTGGTGCCGGGCACGTCGTCGGACGTGCTGGCCAAGCTGCTTGCCAACCGTAACAGCCCGCAAATGCACGTCGTGTTTCTCGACGACGGCGTGATGGCGCGCGCCATCAGCATGGGCGTGTGCCAGAAGCTCGACGATTCGCCCGTGCTCAAGGAACTGCTGCCGTCCGCGCGCGTGAAGGACGACATGGGCGCTGGCGTGCAACTGGGCATGACCGGGATCGGCTACAACACCAAGCTGTTCAAGGAGAAGGGCTGGGCCACGCCGACCTCCTGGACCGACTTCGCCGATCCGAAGTTCAAGGGCAAGGTGGTGTTCCAGTCGGCGTCGAGCAGCACGTTCGGCCTGCATGGCTTTCTCGCACTGAACCGCATCTGGGGGGGAAGCGAGACGAACGTCGAGCCGGGCTTCACGAAGTGGGCGTCGACAGTCGGCCCGAACGTGGTCGAGTACATCCCGAACTCGGCCAAGCTCTCGGAGATGATCCAGACGGGCGAAGCCGCGATCTTCCCGTTGACGCCGACGGCCGTGAGCGATCTTCAGGACAAGGGCATTCAGGTCGGCTACGTCGCGCCGAAGGAAGGCGCGGTGCAGTTGCTCGTCGACCTTTGTGTGGTGAAGAACAGCCCGGACAACGCGATGGCGCAGAAGCTTGCGCAGTATCTGCTGTCGGCCAAGGGCCAGTCGCTGGCCGCTGCCGCCGGTGCGTACATCCCGACGAACCCGAAGGCTACCGTGCCCGCGACGATGCAGACGCGCCTCGGCAAGCTCGATGACCTGACGAAGAACATCAAGACGGTCGATTGGGATGCCATCAACCAGCGTCGCGCGCAGTGGGATCAGCGCTGGAACCGTCAGATCGAGCAGTAA
- a CDS encoding BLUF domain-containing protein has product MIECYAYTSRALPDLDPVALSKIIVHSRGFNESCGITGLLLYDGTTFYQYIEGPAEPLADARQRIEASRHHSSIQVLLDGTPRQPGAFSTWSLGYLMLDEPAHALHAFVMPADHAQLVGAFNVLAEQADVM; this is encoded by the coding sequence ATGATCGAGTGCTACGCATACACCAGCCGAGCCCTGCCCGATCTTGATCCGGTGGCGCTCTCGAAAATCATCGTGCATTCCCGCGGTTTCAACGAAAGCTGTGGCATCACCGGCTTGCTGCTATACGACGGTACTACCTTCTATCAGTACATCGAAGGGCCCGCCGAGCCGTTGGCAGATGCCCGCCAGCGCATCGAAGCGTCGCGTCACCATTCGTCCATCCAGGTGTTGCTCGACGGCACGCCCCGCCAGCCGGGCGCGTTCTCAACGTGGAGTCTCGGCTATCTGATGCTCGACGAGCCAGCCCACGCACTGCATGCTTTCGTCATGCCCGCCGACCATGCCCAACTCGTGGGCGCCTTCAACGTGCTGGCGGAACAGGCCGACGTGATGTGA
- a CDS encoding YoaK family protein has translation MPINYLRGFTQPVRTDAANRRLGCSLAFIAGAANAGGFLAVGQYTSHMSGIVASLSDNLALGQLLLVLAGLSALLAFLLGAATSSVLIHWGRRHHTQSEYAAPLMFEALLLLTFGVMGANLESHRVLYVPATVGLLCYVMGLQNAIITKISRAEIRTTHVTGLVTDIGIELGKMGYWNRPGVAQELPRVAGDRQKLRLLCALLGMFFLGGMTGALGFKHLGFVSTIPLAVVLIMLAIVPLLDDLSQNVR, from the coding sequence ATGCCGATCAACTATCTTCGTGGCTTTACCCAACCGGTGCGCACCGATGCGGCGAACCGGCGTTTGGGCTGCTCGCTCGCTTTCATCGCCGGGGCGGCCAATGCGGGTGGCTTTCTCGCCGTCGGGCAATATACGTCGCATATGTCGGGGATCGTGGCGTCGCTCTCCGATAACCTCGCGCTCGGCCAACTCTTGCTGGTGCTCGCGGGGCTAAGTGCTTTGCTGGCGTTCTTGCTGGGGGCGGCCACATCGAGCGTACTGATCCATTGGGGACGTCGTCACCATACCCAAAGCGAGTACGCGGCACCGCTCATGTTCGAAGCGCTGCTGCTGCTGACGTTCGGCGTGATGGGCGCGAATCTCGAGAGTCACCGGGTGTTGTACGTGCCTGCCACGGTGGGGCTGTTGTGCTATGTGATGGGCTTGCAGAACGCCATCATCACCAAGATATCCCGGGCCGAAATTCGGACGACGCACGTGACCGGTCTCGTGACGGATATCGGTATCGAACTCGGCAAGATGGGTTACTGGAATCGGCCGGGCGTGGCGCAGGAGTTGCCGCGCGTGGCCGGCGACCGGCAGAAGCTGCGGTTGCTCTGCGCGCTGCTGGGTATGTTCTTTCTGGGCGGCATGACGGGGGCGCTGGGCTTCAAGCATCTGGGTTTCGTCTCCACGATTCCGCTCGCCGTGGTGCTCATCATGCTGGCCATCGTGCCGCTGCTCGATGACCTCTCGCAGAATGTGCGCTAG
- a CDS encoding GGDEF domain-containing protein, producing the protein MTKSSGVPSSRSLAGNWTRKRLHAVFGKFDDYPWMIGVIGTIIALAILAGVALLLRADRQTRHEHALDRAQSVASVVAAGLGGNIAVYDALLMEMVREAEDPATPLFPDRVRDRVRFGQALGRDFLDDAYVVDKTGRIAAPLDRTQGAPVSVADRDYFRSHASSPSLGLYISQPYASRTHSGRLSVALTRRIAAPDHSFAGVAVLALRLDRLGTLVKDVDSADLKSIDIVEEKGTVLACDPCANVKPGQLVVLPGNAARNGDLAAALAFPRGTKASEYRSVRVPGASMFVVVTPSTDDLLHDWQRHAMLFGTIALACAATLMAGSWLLVAAMRTRAAAAVRLMSLSMTDGLTGLANRRALDAKLGSEWRRAKRSGSPLSILFADIDHFKHFNDAYGHSIGDDVLRAVAKNIGGHVRRDSDMAARYGGEEFAVVLPDTDAHAAEVMAEQLRRDIERLHIDHAGSAAGTVTVSVGAATGRATECDSVDAILKAADAQLRVAKQNGRNRISVTTLTNTDDTHGA; encoded by the coding sequence ATGACTAAAAGCTCAGGTGTACCAAGCTCGCGCAGTCTGGCCGGAAACTGGACCCGCAAGCGGCTGCACGCTGTGTTCGGCAAGTTCGACGACTACCCGTGGATGATCGGTGTGATCGGCACGATCATCGCGCTGGCGATTCTCGCTGGCGTGGCGCTGCTGCTGCGAGCCGACCGGCAGACGCGCCACGAACACGCGCTGGATCGTGCGCAAAGCGTGGCGTCGGTGGTCGCGGCGGGCCTGGGCGGCAACATCGCAGTCTACGATGCGCTGCTCATGGAGATGGTGCGCGAGGCGGAAGATCCGGCCACGCCGCTATTTCCGGACCGGGTGCGCGACCGCGTGCGCTTCGGACAGGCGCTGGGTCGGGACTTTCTGGACGACGCTTACGTCGTCGACAAGACCGGGCGCATTGCCGCGCCGCTCGACCGGACGCAGGGCGCCCCCGTCAGCGTGGCCGATCGCGACTACTTCCGCTCGCATGCGAGCAGCCCGTCGCTCGGCCTGTACATCTCCCAGCCCTACGCGTCACGCACTCACAGCGGCCGGTTGTCGGTGGCGCTCACTCGCCGTATCGCGGCCCCCGATCATTCGTTTGCCGGAGTCGCGGTGCTTGCGCTGCGGCTGGATCGTCTCGGCACGCTGGTGAAGGACGTAGATTCGGCGGATCTGAAATCCATCGACATCGTGGAAGAGAAGGGCACGGTGCTGGCCTGTGACCCTTGCGCGAATGTGAAGCCGGGCCAACTCGTGGTCTTGCCGGGCAACGCGGCGCGTAACGGCGATCTCGCGGCAGCGCTGGCATTCCCGCGTGGGACGAAGGCGAGCGAGTACCGGTCCGTGCGGGTGCCGGGGGCATCGATGTTCGTCGTGGTCACGCCGTCGACGGACGACCTTCTGCACGACTGGCAGCGCCACGCCATGTTGTTCGGTACGATTGCCCTCGCGTGCGCCGCCACGCTGATGGCGGGCTCCTGGTTGTTGGTGGCCGCGATGCGCACACGCGCCGCGGCCGCTGTGCGGCTCATGAGTCTGTCGATGACCGATGGGCTCACCGGACTCGCCAATCGTCGCGCGCTCGACGCCAAACTCGGTAGCGAATGGCGGCGCGCGAAACGCTCAGGCAGCCCGCTGTCAATCCTGTTTGCCGATATCGACCACTTCAAACATTTCAACGACGCCTACGGCCATTCGATCGGCGACGATGTCCTGCGCGCCGTGGCGAAGAATATCGGGGGGCACGTGCGGCGCGACAGCGATATGGCGGCGCGTTACGGTGGCGAAGAGTTTGCCGTGGTGCTGCCCGACACCGATGCGCATGCGGCCGAGGTGATGGCCGAACAGTTACGCCGCGATATCGAGCGTCTGCATATCGATCACGCAGGGAGTGCCGCAGGCACGGTGACGGTGAGCGTGGGGGCGGCGACGGGGCGCGCGACCGAGTGCGACAGCGTCGACGCCATCCTGAAAGCCGCCGACGCCCAATTGCGTGTGGCCAAGCAAAATGGTCGCAATCGCATCAGCGTTACAACACTGACCAACACTGACGACACCCACGGCGCTTAG
- a CDS encoding DUF2849 domain-containing protein, whose translation MNAGNLISANRLKDGLVVWLDEQHNWVDDLTQAHVFDADSLDQAQAAAKASAAANLIVDPVPRPAEVSEGGPVPVDFREQLRSRGPSVREDLGKQAGDADTQAALAHAPALTVAPEHAGIYRYDPSEREYLKDRANEFGRQVARRLSGELSEDDFKVYRLMNGLYLQLHGYMLRVAIPYGTLSAVQLRQLAYVANRYDKGYGHFTTRQNLQFNWPTLTDSPDILSALADVDLHAIQTSGNCIRNVTTDQFAGAAKDEVVDPRVYAEILRQWSTDHPEFTYLPRKFKIAITGGQTDRAAVRFHDIGILARTNEQGEVGFQIYAGGGLGRTPIVGTLVREWLPEADLLRFVEAILRVYNALGRRDNIYKARIKILIKEMQPAKFIEMIEEEFARIAKTHRPLADNVIAAIGERFILPEFETLPVESTVFAQAYANDIDFKHWVDTCTHEHKAPGYISAVVSLKPASGIPGDASAQEMLVLADLADQYSFSELRVTHEQNLVLPHVKRDELHALWKQLKANGLATPNIGLISDAIACPGLDYCALANARSVPVAQRIALRFTEEQQRDIGPVTLNVSGCINACAHHHVAHIGILGVDKAGKENYQITLGGSADDNAAVGKILGPGVSYEAVPQVIENILGRYLKLRHEGERFIDTLGRVGAEEFKGALHVD comes from the coding sequence ATGAACGCAGGCAATCTGATTTCGGCGAACCGGCTCAAAGACGGTCTGGTCGTCTGGCTGGATGAACAACACAACTGGGTAGACGATCTGACGCAGGCACACGTGTTCGATGCCGACAGTCTCGATCAGGCGCAAGCCGCCGCGAAGGCGTCCGCTGCTGCCAATCTGATCGTCGATCCCGTGCCGCGTCCGGCTGAAGTGAGCGAAGGCGGCCCGGTGCCGGTGGACTTTCGCGAGCAACTGCGCTCGCGCGGCCCGTCGGTGCGCGAAGACCTCGGCAAGCAGGCTGGCGACGCCGACACGCAAGCGGCCCTGGCGCATGCCCCGGCCCTGACCGTCGCCCCGGAACATGCGGGCATCTATCGTTATGACCCGTCGGAGCGCGAGTACCTCAAGGATCGCGCTAACGAATTCGGTCGGCAGGTGGCGCGCCGTCTTAGCGGCGAACTCAGCGAGGACGACTTCAAGGTCTACCGTCTGATGAACGGTCTGTACCTGCAACTGCACGGCTACATGCTGCGCGTGGCGATTCCGTACGGCACGCTGAGCGCGGTACAGCTGCGTCAGTTGGCCTACGTGGCGAATCGCTACGACAAGGGTTACGGTCACTTCACCACGCGTCAGAACTTGCAGTTCAACTGGCCGACACTTACCGATTCGCCGGACATTCTGTCGGCCTTGGCGGATGTCGATCTGCACGCCATTCAGACGAGCGGCAACTGCATCCGCAACGTGACGACCGATCAGTTCGCCGGTGCGGCCAAGGACGAAGTCGTCGACCCGCGCGTGTACGCCGAGATTCTGCGTCAATGGTCGACCGATCACCCTGAATTCACCTACCTGCCGCGCAAGTTCAAGATCGCCATTACCGGCGGTCAGACGGACCGTGCCGCCGTGCGCTTCCACGACATCGGCATTCTGGCGCGCACGAACGAGCAGGGCGAAGTCGGCTTCCAGATTTATGCAGGCGGCGGTCTTGGCCGCACCCCGATCGTGGGCACGCTCGTGCGCGAGTGGTTGCCTGAAGCCGATCTGCTGCGCTTCGTCGAGGCGATTCTGCGCGTGTACAACGCGTTGGGCCGTCGCGACAACATTTACAAGGCGCGCATCAAGATTCTCATCAAGGAAATGCAGCCTGCGAAGTTCATCGAGATGATCGAGGAAGAGTTCGCGCGCATTGCGAAGACGCATCGTCCGCTCGCCGATAACGTCATCGCGGCGATTGGCGAGCGCTTCATCCTCCCTGAATTCGAAACGTTGCCGGTGGAGTCGACCGTCTTCGCACAAGCCTATGCGAACGACATCGACTTCAAGCACTGGGTCGACACTTGCACGCACGAGCACAAAGCGCCGGGCTATATCAGCGCGGTCGTCTCGCTCAAGCCTGCCAGCGGTATTCCGGGGGACGCAAGCGCACAGGAAATGCTGGTGCTGGCCGATCTGGCCGATCAGTACTCGTTTAGCGAACTACGCGTGACGCACGAGCAGAACCTCGTGCTGCCGCACGTGAAGCGCGACGAACTGCATGCACTGTGGAAGCAACTGAAGGCCAACGGCCTGGCGACGCCGAACATCGGTCTGATTTCGGATGCGATTGCGTGCCCGGGGCTGGATTATTGCGCGCTGGCTAACGCACGCTCGGTGCCGGTGGCGCAGCGTATCGCGCTGCGCTTCACGGAGGAGCAGCAACGCGATATCGGCCCGGTAACGCTCAACGTGTCGGGCTGCATCAACGCTTGCGCGCATCACCACGTGGCGCACATCGGCATTCTCGGTGTGGACAAGGCGGGCAAGGAAAACTATCAGATCACGCTGGGCGGTTCGGCGGACGATAACGCGGCCGTCGGCAAGATCCTCGGCCCGGGCGTCTCATACGAAGCGGTGCCGCAAGTGATCGAAAACATCCTCGGACGGTATCTGAAGCTGCGTCACGAGGGCGAGCGCTTCATCGATACGCTCGGACGCGTGGGTGCAGAAGAATTCAAGGGAGCTTTGCATGTTGATTGA
- a CDS encoding DUF934 domain-containing protein, with product MLIDRNGLPAEDVWTYVTADAANDASAPDQVSSGTVLPLDAWLAADAQGVAPAGIRVQGHDDPERIAALLPKLELVVIEFPKTRDGRGFTLAKFLRDKWQFKGAIRAAGPLLPDQLAMLWACGFDSLLSPSEVPTARWREAALAAQVRAGRPRTLLARLTA from the coding sequence ATGTTGATTGATCGTAACGGCCTGCCTGCCGAGGACGTTTGGACTTATGTCACGGCCGACGCCGCCAATGACGCCAGCGCGCCAGATCAGGTGAGCAGTGGCACCGTGCTGCCGCTCGACGCATGGCTCGCGGCGGACGCGCAGGGTGTGGCACCCGCCGGTATTCGCGTGCAGGGTCACGACGATCCCGAACGCATCGCGGCGCTGTTGCCGAAGCTGGAACTCGTGGTGATCGAATTCCCGAAGACGCGCGACGGTCGTGGCTTCACGCTGGCGAAGTTCCTTCGCGACAAGTGGCAGTTCAAGGGGGCCATCCGTGCGGCGGGCCCGCTGTTGCCCGACCAACTGGCGATGTTGTGGGCGTGCGGCTTCGACAGCCTGCTCTCGCCGTCGGAAGTGCCTACGGCACGCTGGCGTGAAGCGGCACTGGCTGCACAAGTGCGTGCCGGACGCCCGCGCACGCTGCTTGCCCGTCTGACGGCCTGA
- a CDS encoding methylamine utilization protein, with protein MKTTGRLPLRAALEGARLAVLALALHGAAAVARDFQVRDSTGQALDDAVVYLTPEDGKVPVARPAPASIVQQHKMFMPLVTVLQKGAAVDFPNRDDIAHDVYSLSDAKRFELKLYRGGSKRVVFDKPGVVTIGCNIHDMMIAYVVVVDTPYFAKSGATGRGELPQVPAGRYRVSVWHPRLGNVPAAVVGTFRLPVDASAEAKPLSLTLPLHGD; from the coding sequence ATGAAGACAACAGGACGTCTGCCGCTGCGTGCGGCCCTTGAGGGGGCGCGCCTGGCGGTATTGGCGCTGGCTTTGCACGGCGCGGCCGCCGTGGCGCGCGATTTCCAGGTGCGCGACAGCACCGGGCAGGCACTGGACGACGCCGTCGTCTATCTCACCCCGGAAGACGGCAAGGTGCCAGTGGCGCGTCCGGCACCGGCGTCCATCGTTCAGCAACACAAGATGTTCATGCCGCTGGTTACCGTCCTGCAGAAGGGGGCGGCCGTCGATTTCCCGAATCGGGACGACATCGCGCACGACGTCTATTCGCTTTCCGACGCGAAACGTTTCGAGCTGAAGCTATATCGCGGCGGATCGAAGCGTGTGGTGTTCGACAAGCCGGGCGTTGTCACCATCGGCTGTAACATTCACGACATGATGATTGCGTATGTCGTGGTCGTGGACACGCCATACTTCGCGAAGTCCGGCGCAACGGGGCGGGGCGAGCTGCCGCAAGTGCCGGCGGGTCGGTACCGCGTGTCGGTCTGGCACCCGCGTCTGGGCAACGTACCGGCTGCCGTCGTTGGCACATTCAGGCTACCGGTGGACGCTTCGGCCGAGGCCAAACCGCTTTCGCTGACGTTGCCGCTGCATGGGGACTGA
- a CDS encoding putative bifunctional diguanylate cyclase/phosphodiesterase encodes MSFLPAFLRSPRQLHGRFLGITRGKLASLGWHRLRTKITLVFVALILVVLAVIQMTASRALNDASSAQVAEQLSVGQRVFCRALQTKADELTQVAQVVTADFGFREAVALHDPVTMHSALENVRERVHADVALLVDLNGAVIADSRVSGAVGDGDHTDATDRALPDTPRGNLRGNLRSKSGTSVSAIGMLGGRAYELVSVPVKAPLIIGWVTMGFALDDAFARDMHELSGLEVSLVHRVASGQWEVVASSLPAADRADLQAALTRHAIRVTGKETTSRVSGYAARVVNLSGTASPAPVVAVLQRSLTEAAGPFRQLRATLLWLTLGGIVISVLGAALIARSVTRPLAAFVDLARRIGKGDYAAAIDVRRRDETGDLARAFDLMRNAIAEREERITELAYVDTLTGLPNRAAFSEQMQADIMQAYRGGAPFAVILMDMDRFKDVNDTLGHHVGDHLLWEAGHRLSTELKASGYMVARLGGDEFAILVRGGDQSAAHRCATGLASALDAPIVVDGQTVDVGASFGIAVYPDHGSDMHTLLRRADLAMYAAKRSNLGVAVYEPDTESRDRDRLSLMSDLRHAIEHGGLYLCYQPQVDLSDGKAVRVEALVRWRHPKRGIVPPAEFIPFAEQTGFIRVISRWVAAEAIATCAAWHARGIPLGMSINLSARDLVDVDLPDYLRRVLGEHALAPHWLCVEITESALMDDPEQALITMERLHRMGVRIAIDDFGTGYSSLSYLKRMPVEEIKIDRSFVKGMAHEQNDTLIVRSTIALGHSMGIRIVAEGIEDAVTLEKLRALGCDFAQGYFLSKPLPDTELVGWAQTWQKPGCGTV; translated from the coding sequence GTGTCGTTCCTTCCTGCATTCCTGAGATCACCTCGCCAACTGCACGGCCGATTTCTTGGCATTACGCGAGGCAAACTGGCCAGTCTTGGCTGGCATCGTCTGCGCACGAAGATCACGCTGGTGTTCGTCGCCCTGATTCTGGTGGTGCTGGCCGTCATACAGATGACGGCCAGCCGGGCGCTCAACGACGCGTCCTCTGCGCAGGTCGCGGAGCAGTTGTCGGTCGGCCAGCGCGTGTTCTGCCGGGCGCTGCAAACCAAGGCGGACGAGCTGACGCAGGTCGCTCAGGTCGTCACGGCCGACTTTGGATTTCGTGAGGCGGTGGCGTTGCATGACCCGGTGACGATGCACTCGGCACTCGAGAACGTGCGCGAGCGTGTGCATGCAGACGTGGCGCTGCTCGTCGATCTGAACGGCGCGGTGATCGCCGATTCGCGGGTGTCGGGCGCGGTGGGCGACGGTGACCACACCGATGCGACCGACCGCGCACTACCCGACACGCCGCGCGGCAATCTGAGAGGCAACCTGAGAAGCAAGTCGGGCACCTCAGTCTCCGCGATTGGCATGCTCGGCGGCCGCGCGTATGAGCTGGTGAGTGTGCCGGTCAAAGCGCCGCTGATCATCGGCTGGGTGACGATGGGCTTCGCCCTCGACGACGCATTCGCGCGCGACATGCACGAGCTGTCGGGGCTGGAGGTGTCGCTGGTGCATCGCGTCGCCTCCGGTCAGTGGGAGGTGGTGGCGAGTTCGCTGCCGGCGGCGGACCGCGCCGACTTACAAGCGGCGTTGACCCGGCACGCCATTCGCGTGACGGGCAAGGAGACGACGTCGCGCGTGAGCGGATATGCCGCGCGCGTCGTCAATCTGTCCGGGACGGCAAGCCCCGCCCCCGTTGTCGCCGTGTTGCAACGTTCGTTGACCGAGGCGGCAGGCCCGTTCCGTCAACTTCGCGCGACGCTCCTCTGGCTGACGCTCGGCGGCATTGTGATTTCGGTGCTCGGGGCAGCGCTGATCGCGCGTAGCGTAACGCGTCCGCTAGCCGCCTTCGTGGATCTGGCGAGGCGCATCGGCAAGGGCGATTACGCGGCGGCCATCGACGTGCGACGCCGCGACGAAACCGGCGATCTGGCGCGCGCATTCGACCTGATGCGCAATGCGATCGCCGAGCGCGAAGAGCGGATTACCGAACTGGCGTATGTCGATACGCTGACCGGGCTACCGAATCGCGCGGCGTTCAGTGAGCAGATGCAGGCCGACATCATGCAGGCGTATCGTGGCGGCGCGCCGTTCGCGGTCATTCTCATGGACATGGATCGCTTCAAGGACGTGAACGACACGCTGGGGCACCACGTCGGCGATCACCTGTTATGGGAGGCGGGGCACCGGTTGAGCACCGAGCTGAAGGCTTCGGGGTATATGGTGGCGCGTCTGGGCGGCGACGAGTTCGCCATTCTCGTGCGCGGTGGCGATCAGTCGGCGGCGCATCGGTGTGCGACGGGTCTTGCGAGCGCCCTCGACGCGCCGATTGTCGTCGACGGTCAGACGGTGGACGTCGGCGCGAGCTTCGGCATCGCCGTCTATCCCGATCACGGCTCGGACATGCACACGCTGCTGCGGCGTGCGGATCTCGCGATGTACGCGGCGAAGCGTTCGAATCTGGGCGTCGCGGTGTATGAGCCGGACACCGAAAGCCGCGACCGGGACCGCTTGTCGCTGATGAGCGATTTGCGTCACGCGATCGAACATGGCGGCCTGTACCTTTGCTATCAGCCGCAAGTGGACTTGTCGGACGGCAAGGCCGTGCGTGTCGAAGCGCTGGTGCGGTGGCGGCATCCGAAGCGGGGGATCGTGCCGCCGGCGGAGTTTATTCCGTTTGCGGAGCAGACGGGGTTCATCCGCGTGATTTCCCGCTGGGTTGCGGCGGAGGCTATTGCGACGTGCGCCGCCTGGCATGCGCGAGGGATTCCGCTTGGCATGTCGATCAACCTTTCGGCGCGCGATCTGGTGGACGTCGATTTACCGGATTACCTCAGGCGGGTGTTGGGCGAACACGCGCTTGCGCCGCATTGGTTGTGTGTCGAGATTACCGAGAGCGCGCTGATGGACGATCCGGAGCAGGCGCTGATCACGATGGAGCGTTTGCATCGCATGGGCGTGCGTATTGCGATCGACGACTTTGGGACTGGCTATTCATCACTGTCGTATCTGAAGCGCATGCCTGTGGAGGAAATCAAGATCGACCGGTCGTTCGTGAAGGGGATGGCGCATGAGCAAAACGACACGCTGATCGTACGCTCGACGATTGCGCTGGGTCACAGCATGGGCATTCGCATCGTGGCGGAAGGCATTGAGGACGCCGTGACGCTGGAGAAGCTGCGCGCGCTCGGATGCGACTTCGCGCAAGGCTATTTCCTGAGCAAACCGCTGCCGGACACCGAGCTTGTCGGCTGGGCGCAAACATGGCAAAAGCCGGGGTGCGGGACTGTATAG